One Novipirellula galeiformis DNA window includes the following coding sequences:
- a CDS encoding YifB family Mg chelatase-like AAA ATPase: MLARLKTFTLLGIEAMPVDVEVDISPAALPKTLLVGLPDAAVKESTHRVERAIVNSGFTRPQDRIVINLAPGDLPKQAASFDLPVALGVLAASGQLSLERLEDYAVVGELALEGLTRPIRGALSIAIEASKNPNLKGLVVPAENAHEAAVVDGIEVIPVCSLAQAVAFFAGELEIEPVPSCVNQLFEEFSTYEVDFGDVRGQESAKRAMTLAAAGNHNLIMVGPPGSGKTMLAKRMPTILPPLTAAESIATTRIYSALGQLPAGQPLLACRPFRSPHHTISDAGLVGGGSPPSPGEISKAHNGILFLDELPEFNRKTLEVMRQPLEDGVVTISRAIRSTTFPATFMLIAAANPCPCGYRSDPRRTCNCLPSQIEKYMGKISGPLMDRIDIHIEVPAVPFDELASASGAGTTSAQMRADVMQARQGQLARFGNGAVQYNAQMSSRQVRQFCRLNKPCQHMLRHSVEEMGLSARAHDKILRVARTIADVAGDESIDETHLAEAIGYRSLDRDFWS, translated from the coding sequence ATGCTCGCGCGGCTAAAAACGTTCACGTTGCTAGGGATCGAGGCGATGCCGGTCGATGTCGAAGTCGACATCTCACCCGCCGCACTGCCCAAGACCCTGCTGGTCGGATTGCCCGACGCCGCGGTCAAAGAGAGCACTCACCGCGTGGAACGCGCAATCGTCAACAGTGGATTCACGCGTCCTCAAGACCGCATCGTGATCAACTTGGCCCCCGGTGATCTCCCCAAACAAGCGGCCTCGTTTGACCTACCGGTTGCCCTTGGCGTCTTAGCGGCCAGCGGTCAATTGTCGCTCGAACGACTCGAAGACTACGCCGTCGTCGGCGAACTGGCGCTCGAAGGGCTGACCCGGCCCATCCGAGGCGCCCTTTCGATCGCGATCGAAGCGTCCAAGAACCCAAACTTAAAAGGACTAGTGGTCCCCGCCGAAAACGCGCACGAGGCAGCCGTCGTGGACGGCATCGAGGTGATTCCGGTATGCAGCTTGGCGCAAGCGGTTGCTTTTTTTGCAGGCGAGCTCGAGATCGAACCGGTCCCAAGTTGTGTCAACCAGCTATTCGAAGAGTTCAGTACCTACGAAGTCGACTTTGGTGACGTCCGTGGCCAAGAATCGGCTAAACGAGCGATGACACTCGCCGCGGCCGGCAACCACAACCTAATCATGGTCGGCCCGCCCGGCAGCGGCAAAACGATGCTGGCCAAACGGATGCCCACGATCCTGCCGCCATTGACGGCTGCCGAGTCGATTGCCACGACGCGGATTTACAGCGCCTTGGGACAATTACCCGCCGGCCAACCGCTACTGGCGTGTCGTCCGTTTCGCAGTCCGCATCATACGATCAGCGATGCGGGACTCGTCGGTGGCGGAAGCCCTCCATCGCCGGGCGAAATCAGCAAGGCGCACAACGGGATTTTGTTCCTGGATGAATTGCCTGAGTTCAACCGCAAAACCCTCGAGGTGATGCGGCAACCACTAGAGGACGGCGTTGTCACGATCTCGCGTGCGATCCGCAGCACCACGTTCCCAGCCACATTTATGTTGATCGCGGCGGCCAACCCCTGTCCCTGTGGCTACCGCAGCGACCCACGTCGGACTTGCAACTGCTTGCCATCGCAGATCGAAAAGTACATGGGAAAGATTTCGGGTCCATTGATGGATCGTATCGACATCCATATCGAAGTCCCTGCGGTACCGTTTGATGAACTCGCTTCCGCATCGGGTGCTGGAACCACCAGCGCCCAGATGCGAGCGGATGTCATGCAAGCTCGCCAAGGCCAGTTGGCTCGTTTCGGTAACGGAGCGGTTCAGTACAATGCGCAAATGAGCAGCCGCCAAGTGCGTCAATTCTGTAGACTCAACAAACCGTGCCAGCACATGTTGCGTCACAGTGTCGAGGAGATGGGGTTATCGGCGCGAGCGCACGACAAGATCCTACGAGTCGCTCGAACGATCGCCGACGTCGCTGGCGATGAGTCGATCGATGAAACGCACCTCGCCGAAGCGATCGGCTACCGCAGCCTGGACCGCGATTTTTGGAGCTAA
- a CDS encoding PP2C family protein-serine/threonine phosphatase, whose translation MNGSNSDAFKDTKPKHEVGIVTHGLSDRGNVRDSNQDQFLIGTLRPCVHAASSSLGAEGSHPFFGEKQSDILIVADGMGGHAAGERASQLAVEYLVQRLAEQSWPSTAPDVADPSAHEEWLQGVLRDTHLQILQEAESHPERFGMGTTLTMAEIVWPRMSVLHAGDSRCYLIRDGVPIRLTTDHTLARRMVESGDLNHEDEPESRWSNVLWNVLGGRLEGELVAQVETVELHLGDVVVLCSDGLYRYVGDELLASIISEEGDSQSICRELVRVANAAGGEDNITVIVAQMLLDTGDETGRTAIQEETVVEETYGSIEVDDGTLAMLSEFDTTIDRSSST comes from the coding sequence ATGAATGGTTCTAACAGTGATGCTTTCAAAGACACCAAGCCGAAGCATGAGGTCGGCATTGTCACCCATGGATTGAGCGATCGGGGGAATGTTCGTGATTCGAACCAGGACCAGTTTTTGATTGGGACGCTGCGCCCTTGTGTTCATGCCGCTTCAAGCAGTTTGGGGGCGGAGGGGAGCCATCCGTTTTTTGGCGAGAAGCAGAGCGATATTTTGATCGTCGCCGATGGGATGGGGGGGCATGCCGCCGGGGAAAGGGCGAGTCAGTTAGCGGTGGAGTATCTTGTCCAAAGGCTCGCCGAACAATCATGGCCCAGCACCGCGCCCGATGTCGCCGACCCGAGTGCGCATGAGGAATGGCTGCAAGGCGTGCTGAGGGACACTCATTTACAGATTTTACAGGAAGCGGAATCGCATCCTGAGCGATTTGGGATGGGGACGACGTTGACCATGGCTGAAATCGTTTGGCCACGGATGTCCGTACTGCACGCTGGCGATAGTCGCTGTTATTTGATCCGAGACGGAGTTCCGATACGGCTAACAACCGACCACACGCTGGCGCGACGCATGGTCGAGTCAGGTGATTTGAACCACGAAGACGAGCCTGAGAGTCGCTGGAGTAACGTGCTTTGGAATGTCCTCGGCGGGCGATTGGAGGGCGAACTTGTCGCTCAGGTGGAAACGGTAGAGTTGCACTTAGGGGATGTCGTCGTGCTTTGCAGCGATGGTTTGTATCGCTATGTGGGAGACGAGTTGTTGGCATCCATCATTAGCGAGGAAGGCGATTCGCAATCGATTTGCCGAGAATTGGTGCGGGTCGCGAACGCTGCCGGAGGCGAAGACAATATCACGGTGATCGTCGCGCAAATGTTGCTAGATACAGGCGATGAAACGGGCAGGACCGCGATCCAGGAGGAGACGGTGGTGGAAGAGACCTACGGTTCCATCGAAGTCGATGACGGTACCTTGGCGATGCTGAGTGAGTTTGACACCACGATCGATCGCTCTTCGTCAACGTGA